A window of the Eleutherodactylus coqui strain aEleCoq1 chromosome 8, aEleCoq1.hap1, whole genome shotgun sequence genome harbors these coding sequences:
- the NUBP2 gene encoding cytosolic Fe-S cluster assembly factor NUBP2 isoform X1 produces the protein MDTAPESGNLAGVRHIILVLSGKGGVGKSTISTQIALALRHAGKKVGILDVDLCGPSIPRMLNAHGKDVHQCDSGWVPVYVDQEKSISLMSIGFLLERPDDAVVWRGPKKNALIKQFVGDVSWGDLDFLIVDTPPGTSDEHISTVDALRPFNPMGAVVVTTPQAVSVGDVRRELTFCKKMGLPVVGVVENMSGFVCPHCTECTNVFSKGGGEELARHAGVPFLGCVPLDPLLTQSLEQGKNFIQEFPKSSAYSSITSIAQQILDSATQGS, from the exons ATGGATACAGCGCCGG AAAGCGGTAATCTGGCCGGCGTGCGGCACATCATTCTGGTGTTGTCGGGGAAAGGCGGCGTTGGCAAAAGTACCATCTCCACTCAGATTGCTCTGGCATTACGCCATGCTGGGAAGAAG GTTGGCATACTGGACGTAGATTTGTGTGGGCCCAGTATACCCCGCATGCTGAATGCACATGGCAAGGACGTCCATCAGTGTGACAGCGGCTGGGTACCAGTGTATGTGGACCAGGAGAAGAGCATCTCGCTCATGTCTATTGGCTTTTTGCTGGAACGTCCTGATGATGCCGTGGTATGGAGGGGACCGAAGAAGAACG CGCTGATTAAACAGTTCGTGGGTGATGTATCCTGGGGAGATCTGGATTTCCTTATTGTTGACACTCCACCGGGAACCTCTGATGAACACATTTCCACTGTGGATGCTCTGAGGCCTTTTAATCCGATGGGAGCTGTAGTGGTGACCACACCTCAG GCAGTGTCCGTTGGAGACGTGCGTCGTGAACTGACGTTCTGCAAGAAGATGGGGCTTCCAGTGGTTGGAGTGGTGGAGAATATGAGTGGCTTTGTTTGTCCCCACTGCACG GAATGCACTAATGTATTTTCCAAAGGCGGTGGGGAGGAGCTCGCAAGACACGCCGGAGTCCCGTTTCTGG GTTGCGTTCCTCTCGATCCCCTGTTGACCCAAAGTCTTGAGCAGGGAAAGAACTTTATTCAGGAGTTCCCCAAGAGTTCAGCGTACTCGTCCATCACCAGCATTGCTCAGCAGATCCTGGACAGCGCCACACAGGGATCGTGA
- the NUBP2 gene encoding cytosolic Fe-S cluster assembly factor NUBP2 isoform X2 produces MLNAHGKDVHQCDSGWVPVYVDQEKSISLMSIGFLLERPDDAVVWRGPKKNALIKQFVGDVSWGDLDFLIVDTPPGTSDEHISTVDALRPFNPMGAVVVTTPQAVSVGDVRRELTFCKKMGLPVVGVVENMSGFVCPHCTECTNVFSKGGGEELARHAGVPFLGCVPLDPLLTQSLEQGKNFIQEFPKSSAYSSITSIAQQILDSATQGS; encoded by the exons ATGCTGAATGCACATGGCAAGGACGTCCATCAGTGTGACAGCGGCTGGGTACCAGTGTATGTGGACCAGGAGAAGAGCATCTCGCTCATGTCTATTGGCTTTTTGCTGGAACGTCCTGATGATGCCGTGGTATGGAGGGGACCGAAGAAGAACG CGCTGATTAAACAGTTCGTGGGTGATGTATCCTGGGGAGATCTGGATTTCCTTATTGTTGACACTCCACCGGGAACCTCTGATGAACACATTTCCACTGTGGATGCTCTGAGGCCTTTTAATCCGATGGGAGCTGTAGTGGTGACCACACCTCAG GCAGTGTCCGTTGGAGACGTGCGTCGTGAACTGACGTTCTGCAAGAAGATGGGGCTTCCAGTGGTTGGAGTGGTGGAGAATATGAGTGGCTTTGTTTGTCCCCACTGCACG GAATGCACTAATGTATTTTCCAAAGGCGGTGGGGAGGAGCTCGCAAGACACGCCGGAGTCCCGTTTCTGG GTTGCGTTCCTCTCGATCCCCTGTTGACCCAAAGTCTTGAGCAGGGAAAGAACTTTATTCAGGAGTTCCCCAAGAGTTCAGCGTACTCGTCCATCACCAGCATTGCTCAGCAGATCCTGGACAGCGCCACACAGGGATCGTGA